A window of the Vigna angularis cultivar LongXiaoDou No.4 chromosome 3, ASM1680809v1, whole genome shotgun sequence genome harbors these coding sequences:
- the LOC108324885 gene encoding methylthioribose kinase — protein sequence MVFSEFRPLDEKTLIEYIKSVPALSSKLANSFDDLSVKEVGDGNLNFVYILSNSKGSLVIKQALPYVRCIGESWPMTKERAYFETLALKEEGRLSPEHVPEVYHFDRTMSLIAMRYLEPPHIILRKGLIAGIEYPLLAEHMADFMARTLFFTSLLFRSTTEHKRDVAEFCGNVELCRLTEQVVFSDPYKISEYNRWTTPYLDRDAEAVREDNLLKLEVAELKSMFIERAQALLHGDLHTGSVMVTGESTQVIDPEFAFYGPMGFDVGAFLGNLILAFFSQDGHADETNDRKAYKEWILKTIEDTWNLFHHKFTSLWDEHSNGAGEAYLPAIYNNPEVQLLVQKKYMTNLFHDSLGFGAAKMIRRIVGVAHVQDFESIADAAKRATCERRALELAKMLLKERRKFEDIAEIISAIRQY from the exons ATGGTTTTCTCGGAGTTCCGACCGCTCGACGAGAAGACTCTCATCGAATACATAAAGTCCGTTCCTGCTCTCTCCTCCAAACTCGCCAACAGTTTCGATGACTTGTCTGTTAAAGAAGTCGGAGATGGCAATCTTAACTTCGTGTACATTCTTTCCAACTCCAAAGGTTCTCTTGTCATCAAACAG GCTCTGCCGTACGTTCGTTGCATTGGGGAATCGTGGCCTATGACAAAGGAGAGGGCTTATTTTGAGACGCTGGCACTGAAAGAAGAGGGTCGTTTGAGCCCTGAGCATGTCCCTGAAGTATATCACTTTGATCGTACCATGTCTTTGATCGCCATGCGTTACTTGGAGCCCCCGCATATAATCCTCAGAAAAGGGTTGATTGCAGGAATTGAATACCCTCTTTTAGCTGAGCATATGGCTGATTTCATGGCAAGGACACTCTTCTTCACGTCTCTGCTTTTCCGCTCTACTACTGAGCACAAACGAGACG TTGCCGAATTTTGTGGCAATGTGGAGCTATGCAGGCTGACTGAGCAGGTCGTTTTCTCTGATCCTTATAAAATTTCCGAATATAATCGTTGGACTACGCCCTATCTTGACCGTGATGCTGAGGCTGTCCGGGAAGACAACCTGCTGAAGCTTGAAGTTGCTGAGCTGAAATCTAT GTTCATCGAGAGGGCCCAGGCACTATTACATGGTGATCTACACACTGGTTCTGTGATGGTTACTGGTGAATCAACTCAAGTTATTGATCCAGAATTTGCATTTTATGGACCGATGGGTTTTGATGTTGGAGCATTCTTGGGAAACTTGATTTTGGCCTTCTTTTCTCAAGACGGACATGCTGATGAAACAAATGATCGAAAG GCCTATAAGGAGTGGATTCTGAAGACAATCGAAGACACATGGAACCTTttccatcacaaattcacttcaCTTTGGGATGAGCACAGTAATGGTGCTGGTGAAGCGTATCTTCCAGCAATCTATAACAATCCTGAGGTTCAACTCCTTGTACAGAAGAAATACATGACAAATTTGTTTCACGATAGTCTTGGATTTGGTGCTGCTAAAATGATACG GAGAATTGTTGGTGTGGCGCATGTTCAGGATTTTGAATCCATTGCTGATGCTGCCAAACGGGCAACTTGTGAACGCCGAGCTCTTGAGTTAGCTAAGATGCTTctcaaagaaagaagaaaatttgaagaCATTGCTGAAATTATTTCAGCAATTCGGCAATACTAA
- the LOC108325255 gene encoding uncharacterized protein LOC108325255, whose product MIKHVLCFLVFLHAFHQTHAVQYTVINKALSTSGGVAFRDKIGADYAKQTLDSATQFIWRVLQLNNPGDRKNVQKVTLYVDDMDGVAYASNNEIHLSGRYVGNYQGDVKREITGVLYHEMVHIWQWNGNGGAPGGLIEGIADYVRLKANYAPSHWVKPGQGQKWDQGYDVTARFLDYCESLKSGFVAELNQKMRTAYSDQFFVDILGKSVDQLWNEYKAKYGNLP is encoded by the coding sequence ATGATCAAACATGTTCTTTGTTTTTTAGTATTCCTGCacgcatttcatcaaacacatgCAGTTCAGTACACGGTCATCAACAAGGCTCTCTCAACTTCTGGTGGAGTAGCTTTCCGTGACAAAATAGGAGCAGACTACGCGAAGCAAACGCTTGACTCTGCCACCCAATTCATATGGAGGGTCCTTCAGCTGAACAACCCCGGTGACAGAAAAAACGTGCAGAAGGTAACTTTATACGTGGATGACATGGATGGAGTTGCGTATGCCAGCAACAACGAGATCCATCTGAGTGGAAGATATGTTGGAAATTACCAAGGGGATGTGAAGAGAGAGATTACGGGGGTGCTGTATCATGAAATGGTCCACATTTGGCAGTGGAATGGAAATGGTGGTGCTCCTGGGGGGTTAATCGAAGGCATAGCAGACTACGTGAGGCTGAAGGCAAACTATGCACCGAGCCACTGGGTAAAACCGGGCCAAGGTCAGAAATGGGACCAGGGTTATGATGTTACTGCTCGTTTTCTTGACTATTGTGAGAGTCTGAAAAGTGGGTTTGTGGCAGAACTGAACCAGAAGATGAGAACTGCTTATAGTGATCAATTCTTTGTTGATATATTGGGGAAGTCAGTGGATCAGCTTTGGAATGAGTATAAGGCTAAGTATGGGAATCTACCCTAA